The genomic segment TCCTTCATGGCCCGCTCGACGAGGGCCTCCATCTTTTTCAGCTCCTCGGCGGTGGGCGGGCGGTTGGCGTTGCCCATCGCACTCTGGCGGATGTCGTTGTGCGGGGCGAGGTGAATGACGTTGGTGCCCACCCCGCCGGCTTCGAGCGATTGGAGGTACGCCGCGGCGTTCACCGGCCCGGACCCGCAGTTACCCGTGACGACCGTGGTACACCCCTGCGTGACGTAGTTCTTGTTCAGCCGCCCGGTCTTGCCGCCGAGCCCGTAGTCGCAGTGCGTGTGCAGGTCAATGAAGCCGGGACAGATCACCAGCCCCTCGGCGCTCACCTCCGTGGCCCCGTCGACCTTGCCCACGGTCCCGATGGCCGCGATCTTGTCGCCCTTCACGTGAACGTCAGCAACGAACGGCTTCCCGCCGGTGCCGTCGTAAACGGTCGCGGCGCGGAAAATGGTGCTGGTGTCCGGCGTGTTCGGATCGGCCGCGGGAACCGCCGCGGACGAGGTGAAACAGAGTACCAGGGCGGCAGCGGCCGAGCGCATCGCGGGTCTCCAGTGGGCGCGGAATGGCCCCAGTGTACCGCGTGCCGATCGCGGGGCGAGTAGAAACGCGCGGGATCGCACGCCCGCACTTCATTCCGCGTTCGTGCGGCCGCCGTACTGTCGCTCGAGAACCTAAAACGGTGGTTTCGGGCCCATTGTCGTGGAGATGCCGTGGTGACTTGTTTGGTGGGGTTGGTACGATAGGAGCGAAGGATGGACGCCGTGCCGCCGAACCCGCGGGGGCCACTCATGATCCACGTGACGAAGATCCTGTACCCGACGGACTTCTCCAGTTACTCGAACCAGGCGTACTTCCACGCGGTCGGGCTGGCCGAGACCTACGGCGCCAGCCTCACCGTCGTGTACGTCCACACGCCGGGTGCGGCGGGCGACAAGGCCCACTGGCGCAGCCAACTGGAACAGGTGCGGCCGGCGAACCCGAACATCGCCGTCCGCCACGTGCTCCTGGAGGGCGACCCGGCGACCGAGATCGCCCGGTACGCGACCGACGCGGGCATCGATGTGATCGTGATCGGGACCCGCGGCCGGACCGGCGCGGACCGGTTGGAACTGGGCAGCGTGGCCGAGCGGGTGATGCGCGAGGCGCCGTGTTCGGTGCTGGTGGTGAAGCTGCCCAAGGGTCTGACCGGGGCCGAACGGCCGGTCGCCGCGGCCGCCGCGCCGGCCCGTGCCTGATTGCAGGAGGCGCCGCGTGTCTACCGCCGATGGATCCCTTCCTCCCCCGCCGCCGTTCGCGGACGACTTCCGCGCCGTCGTGACCGCGGAACTGACCGCCGCCGGGTTCACGCTCCTCGACTGGGAACCCGGCGGCGTGAACGTCCGCCCGCCCGGCGGCGGGGACCGCCAGTACGTCGGCCTCGCCAACGTGTACCGCCGCGCGAACGCCGCCGACCGGGCCGACTGGCCGGGAATGGTGCGCGAGTTCCTCGACCACCGGGCCGAACTGCTCCAGGCGTCCGTGATACCCAACGACCTCGGCACGATCGTCGACCGGCTGCGCCCGCGGCTCGGCCGCCCCTGCGACCGCAGCGACAAGACGCCGCCGTGGGGCATCCCGCTGCCCGGCACCGGGCTGGAAATCAACCTCGTGGTCGATTTCCCGCACGGCATGGTGTACGTCACCGGCCCCATGCTCGCCCGGAGCCGGCTGAAGGCGGAGGACCTGCTCGACGTGGCCCTGGAGAACCTGCGGGCCGCGACGCCCGGCGATTACTTCGAGCGCGCGTCCGACGAACTGGACATCTACATCGGCCACGCGGGCGACGGCTACGACGCGGCCCGCGCCCTGCTGATCGAGGAGCTGATGCCGGACGCGCCGGCCGGCTTCTGGGTCGCGATCCCGAGCCGCGAGGAGCTGGCCGTCTGGCCGGTGTCGTTCCCGGCGATCGGCCGGGTTCACGTGCTGAAGATGTTCGCCGACGAGAACTACCGCGAACACGCCTACCCGGTGACCGACGACGTGTTCTGGGTGTGGCGCGGGACGTGGTACCGGTTCGGCATCGCGCTGAAGGGCGACGACCTCGTGATCGACGCCCCGGAGCCGTTCGGCGAAGCGCTCCAGGAGCTACAGGGCGACGACCCGCC from the Frigoriglobus tundricola genome contains:
- a CDS encoding universal stress protein; translated protein: MDAVPPNPRGPLMIHVTKILYPTDFSSYSNQAYFHAVGLAETYGASLTVVYVHTPGAAGDKAHWRSQLEQVRPANPNIAVRHVLLEGDPATEIARYATDAGIDVIVIGTRGRTGADRLELGSVAERVMREAPCSVLVVKLPKGLTGAERPVAAAAAPARA